A genomic window from Helicobacter pylori includes:
- a CDS encoding AAA family ATPase, producing MPFSKSLENLINPFKRIKNRSLVLALGFLILTFCLLLFLVLSDISRLISGKDFFYVIQSHPKQTLIEDENYFYANKGLYKTNKEAFLRTYKIPENMPIERRENLSKGSKMNLALLFFISSMLFGIFWRLPKRLNAKPSLESVHKDELENAFQRYDTLGVRFEDIAGVNEVKEELLEVIDYLKNPRKYQDLGIFLPKGVLLIGPPGVGKTMIAKALASEAKVPFFYESGSAFSQIYVGAGAKKVHELFMHAKKHSPSIIFIDEIDALGKARGGHRSDEREATLNQLLTEMDGFLQNDEVVVIGATNQMEVMDEALLRSKRFDRRIFISLPDLLERQSILEKLLENKKHALDYLKIAKICVGFSGAMLATLINESALNALKHQRTEITHSDILEVKDKIAYGKKKPQTLDENQKELVALYQSAKALSAYWLEIEFDKAPLLGEFIAFNENKIHSESEVKNYIKVYLSGTIILELLYKERYSLSKQDLQKAKFLNEFMASELLLTPTKESLSVLYEEQLEFLKPQIAACKRLSALLLEQEYLEHSNLYDLLNG from the coding sequence ATGCCGTTTTCTAAAAGTTTAGAAAATCTCATTAACCCTTTTAAACGCATCAAAAACCGCTCGCTTGTGTTGGCGCTAGGGTTTTTGATCCTTACTTTTTGCTTGCTTCTTTTTTTGGTTTTGAGCGATATTTCTAGGCTCATATCCGGTAAGGACTTTTTCTATGTGATCCAATCCCACCCCAAACAAACTTTAATTGAAGATGAAAATTATTTTTATGCCAATAAAGGGCTTTATAAAACCAACAAAGAAGCTTTTTTAAGAACTTATAAAATCCCAGAAAACATGCCCATAGAAAGACGAGAAAATTTAAGCAAGGGTTCTAAAATGAATCTAGCGTTGCTTTTTTTTATTTCTAGCATGCTTTTTGGGATCTTTTGGCGTTTGCCCAAACGATTGAATGCTAAACCGAGTTTAGAGAGCGTGCATAAAGACGAATTAGAAAACGCATTCCAACGATACGACACTTTAGGGGTGCGTTTTGAAGATATTGCAGGGGTGAATGAAGTTAAAGAAGAATTGTTAGAAGTGATAGACTATTTAAAAAACCCTAGAAAATACCAGGATTTAGGGATCTTTCTCCCTAAAGGCGTGCTTTTAATCGGGCCTCCTGGAGTGGGGAAAACGATGATCGCTAAAGCGTTAGCGAGTGAAGCTAAAGTGCCGTTTTTTTATGAAAGCGGGAGCGCGTTTTCTCAAATTTATGTGGGCGCTGGGGCTAAAAAAGTGCATGAACTTTTCATGCATGCCAAAAAACATTCCCCCTCTATTATTTTTATTGATGAAATTGATGCTTTGGGTAAGGCTAGGGGAGGGCATCGAAGCGATGAAAGAGAAGCCACGCTCAACCAGCTTTTAACCGAAATGGATGGGTTTTTGCAAAATGATGAGGTGGTGGTGATAGGAGCGACTAACCAAATGGAAGTGATGGATGAAGCGCTATTAAGGAGCAAGCGCTTTGATCGGCGTATTTTCATTTCTTTACCGGATTTATTAGAAAGACAAAGCATTTTAGAAAAGCTTTTAGAAAATAAAAAACATGCGCTAGACTATCTTAAGATCGCTAAAATTTGCGTGGGTTTTAGTGGGGCGATGTTGGCGACTTTAATCAACGAAAGCGCTCTAAACGCCCTAAAACACCAGCGAACAGAAATCACTCATAGCGATATTTTAGAAGTGAAAGACAAGATCGCTTATGGCAAGAAAAAGCCCCAAACTTTAGATGAAAACCAAAAGGAATTGGTCGCTTTGTATCAAAGCGCGAAAGCCTTAAGTGCGTATTGGCTAGAAATTGAATTTGATAAAGCGCCTTTATTGGGGGAATTTATTGCGTTTAATGAAAATAAAATCCATAGCGAAAGCGAGGTTAAAAATTATATTAAAGTGTATTTGAGCGGGACGATTATTTTAGAGCTGCTTTATAAAGAGCGTTATAGTTTGTCCAAACAAGACTTGCAAAAAGCGAAATTTTTGAATGAATTTATGGCTAGCGAGCTTCTTTTAACCCCTACAAAAGAGTCTTTAAGCGTTCTTTATGAAGAGCAATTGGAGTTTTTAAAACCCCAAATTGCAGCTTGCAAGCGGTTGAGCGCTTTGCTGTTAGAGCAAGAATATTTAGAGCATTCTAATTTGTATGATTTATTGAATGGGTGA
- the bioV gene encoding pimelyl-ACP methyl ester esterase BioV: MRFFSGFGFVNESVLFEEWLLKGAYDVSGFSMGAIKAIEYAYNEVLQQRRINSLLLFSPCMLAHKSLAFKRLQLSSFQKDPQNYMDNFYQAVGLNARLEHFKKRGSLEELEFLLNYKYSDHTIRILLEKGVKIEVFVGLEDKITDIQALLEFFMPLVQVWQFKGCNHLLQKS, translated from the coding sequence ATGCGTTTTTTTAGCGGTTTTGGGTTTGTTAATGAAAGCGTGTTGTTTGAAGAGTGGCTTTTAAAAGGGGCTTATGATGTCTCAGGCTTTTCTATGGGGGCTATTAAAGCGATAGAATACGCTTACAATGAAGTCTTGCAACAACGCCGCATTAATTCTTTATTATTGTTTTCGCCTTGCATGTTAGCTCATAAGAGTTTGGCGTTCAAACGCTTGCAACTTTCTTCTTTTCAAAAAGACCCGCAAAATTACATGGATAACTTTTATCAAGCCGTGGGCTTAAACGCCCGATTGGAGCACTTTAAAAAAAGGGGTTCTTTAGAAGAATTGGAATTTTTATTGAATTACAAGTATAGTGATCATACAATTAGAATTTTATTAGAAAAAGGCGTGAAAATTGAAGTGTTTGTCGGCTTGGAAGACAAAATTACTGATATTCAAGCTTTGTTGGAATTTTTCATGCCTTTAGTTCAAGTGTGGCAGTTTAAAGGCTGTAACCATTTGTTGCAAAAATCTTAA
- a CDS encoding DUF4149 domain-containing protein: MKKISLGVYLLLLGILGGSLITLGMMVAPIVFKAPSILPEFNLTLLESGKLMAQIIVRFNYLLGAMGFIVLLYEIISFIYSKRSFVYLTLGVAIGVLCLLFVFYYTPYILNAQKIGESVLQSNEFARSHAQSEWLFKELLVLVCALFFLRLFSKNSA; encoded by the coding sequence ATGAAAAAAATTAGTTTAGGGGTGTATTTGCTTCTTTTAGGCATTTTGGGTGGCTCTTTGATCACTTTAGGGATGATGGTTGCACCGATTGTTTTCAAAGCCCCAAGCATTCTACCTGAGTTTAATTTGACTTTATTGGAGAGCGGGAAACTCATGGCGCAAATCATTGTGCGCTTCAATTATCTTTTGGGCGCGATGGGGTTTATAGTGTTACTTTATGAAATCATTTCCTTTATTTACTCTAAAAGATCGTTCGTGTATTTGACCCTTGGCGTGGCGATAGGGGTGTTGTGCTTGCTCTTTGTTTTTTATTACACGCCTTATATTTTAAACGCTCAAAAAATAGGCGAATCTGTGCTTCAAAGTAATGAATTTGCCCGCTCGCATGCTCAAAGCGAATGGCTGTTTAAGGAATTGCTTGTGTTGGTGTGCGCTTTGTTTTTCTTGCGTTTGTTTAGCAAAAACTCGGCTTGA